From a single Sander vitreus isolate 19-12246 chromosome 4, sanVit1, whole genome shotgun sequence genomic region:
- the znf362a gene encoding zinc finger protein 362a isoform X2, which yields MAEPLFNNPYFWPPPSTMPGQEQLMAEKIRPPHLPAASAPSQQQLLAPPIQSDGGQHGMSKTHQMPVLHSPSQPDIALHARPASSSVTGRILGDVNLNLDDKAAIKARGLWEDWHLRQLIDHPSRTNHVSGVALASRTGNLNTSEIITPTTPTSSSHSRLGRAPTPHLISGLACSHGMEPGKNNGGLVGLLGPPPKEERGRKRIKAENGSSLLVVPYPILASGNDQSCVTITAKQGKTYRCKVCPLTFFSKSDMQIHSKTHTEMKAHKCPHCTKSFTNASYLAQHLRIHLGVKPYRCSYCEKCFRQLSHLQQHTRIHTGDRPYKCGHPGCEKAFTQLSNLQSHQRQHNKDKPFKCSNCYRAYSDSASLQIHLSAHAIKNAKAYCCSMCGRAYTSETYLMKHMSKHTMVEHVVSHHSPQHRTESPTIPIRISLI from the exons ATGGCTGAACCTCTCTTTAACAATCCCTATTTTTGGCCTCCACCTTCCACTATGCCCGGCCAG GAGCAGCTGATGGCAGAGAAGATCAGACCTCCACATCTGCCCGCTGCCTCAGCCCCTTCCCAACAGCAATTACTGGCTCCCCCCATCCAGTCTGATGGTGGCCAGCACGGGATGTCCAAAACTCACCAGATGCCGGTTCTCCATAGCCCGTCTCAGCCTGATATCGCCCTGCACGCCCGCCCCGCCTCCAGCTCAGTCACAG GTCGGATTCTGGGGGATGTAAACTTGAATCTGGACGATAAGGCAGCTATAAAAGCCAGAGGATTATGGGAAGACTGGCATCTGCGTCAACTTATAGACCATCCCTCCAGGACGAACCACGTCTCAG GTGTGGCGCTGGCATCCAGAACAGGCAACCTCAACACCTCAGAGATCATCACCCCCACCACGCCCACCTCGAGCAGCCACAGCCGGCTGGGCCGAGCCCCCACACCTcacctcatctcagggttagcCTGCAGCCACGGGATGGAGCCTGGGAAAAACAATGGGGGCCTCGTCGGACTCCTCGGCCCTCCTCCAAAGGAGGAACGGGGGCGTAAGAGGATCAAAGCAGAGAATGGGTCATCTCTTTTGGTGGTGCCCTACCCGATCCTAGCCTCAGGCAACGACCAGTCCTGTGTCACCATCACTGCCAAACAGGGAAAAACCTACAG GTGTAAAGTTTGTCCGCTGACCTTCTTCTCCAAGTCAGACATGCAGATCCACTCCAAAACGCACACAGAGATGAAGGCTCACAAGTGTCCTCACTGCACTAAGTCTTTTACAAACGCATCGTACTTGGCTCAGCACCTGCGCATACACCTGGGCGTCAAACCTTACCGCTGCTCCTACTGCGAGAAATGTTTCCGCCAGCTCTCCCATCTGCAGCAGCACACCAG AATCCACACAGGCGATCGGCCGTACAAATGCGGCCATCCAGGATGTGAAAAAGCTTTTACTCAGCTATCTAATCTGCAG TCCCACCAGAGGCAGCACAACAAGGACAAGCCCTTCAAATGTTCCAACTGTTACCGTGCCTATTCAGACTCTGCCTCGCTGCAGATCCACCTGTCTGCACACGCCATCAAAAACGCCAAGGCCTACTGCTGCAGCATGTGCGGCCGGGCGTACACGTCG GAGACGTACCTTATGAAACACATGTCTAAACACACAATGGTGGAACATGTGGTGTCCCATCATTCCCCCCAGCACAGGACAGAGTCTCCTACCATCCCTATACGGATCTCCCTCATCTGA
- the LOC144517017 gene encoding uncharacterized protein LOC144517017, producing MGGVLEEAVVLCVCKLASSLLFLPSLDASYSPVSFCCCCLLVFTDFLVTVFLSFLCIFESWLTELSPLGDVIALRFLLFLSHTYGAVLFLTTPLIAVETLTRLLWPHSVVTQRTASQTDGQCCYVVEVTVEEEEGSKDNKDKKKCLSYVVSYLCCLSVWVAVALNVSRRWKREEVWAATCLHTNNSLIRCLPNLFSTMPSTVNPCWGMTFLSLHLLVLTTSTGLHRRHRDPAHMARTHTEKHGVNNNADSCWQNLIPALSAPSKPVNPGMSESEPAQCVDPEKTESSCNVHRAYSWNSVQMSERHHGDFVLISPECLSAQRGGQEHEKTRRGKPLAFITEKHVDSQYRSLSGWRQWGFPCPGVNVMLGFVGVLSIFVLPLNLSVNILLIRTIETLLELCIKSSLSSAANTSNASTSHNETLV from the exons ATGGGTGGTGTGTTGGAAGAAGCGGTGGTGTTGTGCGTATGTAAACTGGCCAGCAGTCTCCTCTTCCTACCCTCATTGGATGCCTCCTACAGTCCTGTcagcttctgctgctgctgcctacTTGTCTTTACCGACTTCCTGGTCACAG TTTTTCTGAGTTTCCTCTGCATCTTCGAGTCCTGGCTGACTGAGCTGAGCCCACTAGGTGATGTCATTGCCCTGcgcttccttctctttctcagcCACACATACGGTGCAGTGTTGTTCCTGACCACACCTCTGATCGCTGTGGAGACTCTGACCAGACTGCTGTGGCCTCACTCTGTTGTCACTCAGAGGACAGCGAGTCAAACAGATGGACAATGTTGTTATGTTGTTGAGGTAActgtggaagaggaggagggcagcaaagacaacaaagacaaaaaaaagtgcttGTCTTATGTTGTTAGCTACCTCTGCTGCCTGTCAGTGTGGGTCGCCGTCGCACTCAATGTCAGTAGGCGATGGAAACGGGAGGAAGTGTGGGCTGCTACCTGTTTGCACACAAACAACTCCCTCATCAGGTGTTTGCCCAACCTGTTCAGCACCATGCCCAGCACTGTGAATCCCTGCTGGGGCATGaccttcctctccctccaccTGCTCGTCCTGACCACTAGCACGGGCCTGCACAGACGACACCGGGACCCTGCACATATggcaaggacacacacagagaaacatggAGTTAACAATAACGCCGATAGTTGCTGGCAAAACCTCATTCCAGCGCTGTCTGCGCCCTCCAAGCCTGTGAACCCTGGGATGTCGGAGTCAGAGCCAGCACAGTGTGTTGAcccagagaaaacagagagcagCTGCAATGTTCACAGAGCGTATTCCTGGAACAGCGTGCAGATGTCGGAGCGTCACCATGGAGACTTTGTCCTCATCTCCCCCGAGTGTTTGTCTGCAcagagaggaggacaggagCATGAAAAGACAAGGAGAGGTAAACCTCTTGCATTTATCACAGAGAAACATGTGGACTCACAGTACAGGAGCTTAAGTGGGTGGCGACAGTGGGGTTTTCCCTGCCCGGGGGTGAATGTAATGCTAGGGTTTGTGGGTGTTCTCTCCATCTTTGTGCTGCCTCTAAACCTCAGTGTGAACATTCTTCTGATCAGGACTATAGAGACTCTGCTGGAGCTGTGTATTAAATCTTCTTTATCATCTGCAGCAAACACAAGCAACGCATCCACCTCTCACAATGAAACACTTGTATAA
- the znf362a gene encoding zinc finger protein 362a isoform X1 yields the protein MAEPLFNNPYFWPPPSTMPGQLDNLVLINKIKEQLMAEKIRPPHLPAASAPSQQQLLAPPIQSDGGQHGMSKTHQMPVLHSPSQPDIALHARPASSSVTGRILGDVNLNLDDKAAIKARGLWEDWHLRQLIDHPSRTNHVSGVALASRTGNLNTSEIITPTTPTSSSHSRLGRAPTPHLISGLACSHGMEPGKNNGGLVGLLGPPPKEERGRKRIKAENGSSLLVVPYPILASGNDQSCVTITAKQGKTYRCKVCPLTFFSKSDMQIHSKTHTEMKAHKCPHCTKSFTNASYLAQHLRIHLGVKPYRCSYCEKCFRQLSHLQQHTRIHTGDRPYKCGHPGCEKAFTQLSNLQSHQRQHNKDKPFKCSNCYRAYSDSASLQIHLSAHAIKNAKAYCCSMCGRAYTSETYLMKHMSKHTMVEHVVSHHSPQHRTESPTIPIRISLI from the exons ATGGCTGAACCTCTCTTTAACAATCCCTATTTTTGGCCTCCACCTTCCACTATGCCCGGCCAG CTGGATAACCTAGTCTTGATTAATAAAATCAAGGAGCAGCTGATGGCAGAGAAGATCAGACCTCCACATCTGCCCGCTGCCTCAGCCCCTTCCCAACAGCAATTACTGGCTCCCCCCATCCAGTCTGATGGTGGCCAGCACGGGATGTCCAAAACTCACCAGATGCCGGTTCTCCATAGCCCGTCTCAGCCTGATATCGCCCTGCACGCCCGCCCCGCCTCCAGCTCAGTCACAG GTCGGATTCTGGGGGATGTAAACTTGAATCTGGACGATAAGGCAGCTATAAAAGCCAGAGGATTATGGGAAGACTGGCATCTGCGTCAACTTATAGACCATCCCTCCAGGACGAACCACGTCTCAG GTGTGGCGCTGGCATCCAGAACAGGCAACCTCAACACCTCAGAGATCATCACCCCCACCACGCCCACCTCGAGCAGCCACAGCCGGCTGGGCCGAGCCCCCACACCTcacctcatctcagggttagcCTGCAGCCACGGGATGGAGCCTGGGAAAAACAATGGGGGCCTCGTCGGACTCCTCGGCCCTCCTCCAAAGGAGGAACGGGGGCGTAAGAGGATCAAAGCAGAGAATGGGTCATCTCTTTTGGTGGTGCCCTACCCGATCCTAGCCTCAGGCAACGACCAGTCCTGTGTCACCATCACTGCCAAACAGGGAAAAACCTACAG GTGTAAAGTTTGTCCGCTGACCTTCTTCTCCAAGTCAGACATGCAGATCCACTCCAAAACGCACACAGAGATGAAGGCTCACAAGTGTCCTCACTGCACTAAGTCTTTTACAAACGCATCGTACTTGGCTCAGCACCTGCGCATACACCTGGGCGTCAAACCTTACCGCTGCTCCTACTGCGAGAAATGTTTCCGCCAGCTCTCCCATCTGCAGCAGCACACCAG AATCCACACAGGCGATCGGCCGTACAAATGCGGCCATCCAGGATGTGAAAAAGCTTTTACTCAGCTATCTAATCTGCAG TCCCACCAGAGGCAGCACAACAAGGACAAGCCCTTCAAATGTTCCAACTGTTACCGTGCCTATTCAGACTCTGCCTCGCTGCAGATCCACCTGTCTGCACACGCCATCAAAAACGCCAAGGCCTACTGCTGCAGCATGTGCGGCCGGGCGTACACGTCG GAGACGTACCTTATGAAACACATGTCTAAACACACAATGGTGGAACATGTGGTGTCCCATCATTCCCCCCAGCACAGGACAGAGTCTCCTACCATCCCTATACGGATCTCCCTCATCTGA